A window of Cellulosimicrobium protaetiae genomic DNA:
CCCCGCACGGGGCTGAGAGGGCGTCGGAGCCGACCGTCGAACCTGATCTGGGTCATGCCAGCGAAGGGAGCGCGCATGCACACCCCTGTCCGTCCCGGACCCCGCACGTCCGGGGCCGGTGCGCCCGTGCCCGACGGCGCACGCGACGTCGTCGTCGTGGGCGGCGGCATCGTGGGGCTCGCCGTCGCGTGGCGCGCGGCGCGCGCCGGGCTGACCGTCACGGTGCTGGACCCGGCGCCGGGCGACGGGGCCACGCACGCCGCCGCGGGCATGCTCGCCCCGGTCACGGAGGCGGACTTCGGCGAGGACGCCGCGCTGCGCCTGCACCTCGCCGCCGCAGCGACCTGGCCCGGGTTCGCCGCGGACCTGCACGCCGCGACGGGGGCCGACGTCGGGCTGCGCACCGCGGGCACCCTCACGCTCGCGTACGACGCCGACGACCTCGCCCTGCTGCGCCGCGTCCTCGCCCTGCACGCCGCGCACGGCCTCGCGTCGCACGAGCTCACCGTCGCCGACGCGCGTCGGCGCGAGCCGTACCTCGGCCCGCGGGTCGCGGGCGCGGCCTGGGCGCCCGCGGACCACGCGGTCGACCCGCGCGCGGCGCACGCCGCGCTGCTCGGCGCGCTCGACGCCGTCCCCGGTGCGAAGCCGGGCACGCTCGCGGGCGCGGACGGAGGTTCGGTCGTGCACGCCGCCGTCGTGCGTGCGTCGGCGACGCGGCTCGCGCTCGACCCGGCCGGGCGGGTCGTCGGGGTGCACGACGACGCGGGCCGGCTCCACCGGGCGGGCGCGGTCGTCGTCGCCGCGGGCTGGGAGTCCGGCGCGCTGCTCGCG
This region includes:
- the thiO gene encoding glycine oxidase ThiO encodes the protein MHTPVRPGPRTSGAGAPVPDGARDVVVVGGGIVGLAVAWRAARAGLTVTVLDPAPGDGATHAAAGMLAPVTEADFGEDAALRLHLAAAATWPGFAADLHAATGADVGLRTAGTLTLAYDADDLALLRRVLALHAAHGLASHELTVADARRREPYLGPRVAGAAWAPADHAVDPRAAHAALLGALDAVPGAKPGTLAGADGGSVVHAAVVRASATRLALDPAGRVVGVHDDAGRLHRAGAVVVAAGWESGALLADVPGAVVPTRPVKGQTLRLDAGPDLALEHVVRGVVQGRPVYVVPRDPVPEGQGHGCAGHREVVVGATSEENPDDRRATAGGVFALLRDARALLPGIDEAALVDVTPRARPATPDNLPLVGPTDVPGLHLATGHGRNGILLAPLTAAAVVAGLTGAALPTDAATALAPTRPDRFAALSTTTPR